In the genome of Deltaproteobacteria bacterium, one region contains:
- a CDS encoding flagellar basal body-associated FliL family protein, whose product MAEEEKEKEKAPDAEDAAPAAPSFVKRLLASPIFVVVAAVLGGVLGAGGMMMFGSKPPPAAPPAAAAAAKGAPAAHGEAANEGHEAAPVPEVAKSEAAHGEPEGDNPKVSEAAVAEPETGEAVGEGEHGGEAGEAMKYKFDPFVINVFEKNSIHYLKLQVEVNTSAAATPEEIKAKLPQLRDALIFMVSDMTMREIVSVGGKMLLKEEMATTFNKMLTTGKITKVFFTEFTIQ is encoded by the coding sequence ATGGCCGAGGAAGAAAAAGAGAAAGAAAAAGCGCCCGATGCGGAGGATGCGGCACCAGCAGCGCCTTCGTTCGTGAAACGGTTATTGGCATCGCCGATTTTTGTCGTCGTGGCGGCGGTCTTGGGTGGCGTGCTCGGCGCGGGTGGAATGATGATGTTTGGATCGAAACCGCCTCCGGCAGCGCCACCGGCCGCAGCGGCAGCCGCCAAAGGAGCTCCGGCTGCGCACGGTGAGGCCGCGAATGAGGGCCACGAAGCCGCCCCGGTTCCGGAAGTTGCCAAGTCAGAGGCCGCGCATGGTGAGCCGGAAGGCGACAATCCGAAGGTCAGCGAGGCGGCGGTGGCGGAGCCGGAGACTGGCGAGGCCGTCGGCGAAGGGGAGCATGGCGGCGAGGCCGGCGAAGCGATGAAATATAAATTTGACCCATTCGTGATCAACGTCTTTGAGAAAAATTCGATTCACTATTTGAAGCTCCAAGTGGAAGTGAACACCAGCGCGGCAGCGACACCGGAGGAAATTAAGGCCAAGCTCCCGCAGCTGCGCGACGCATTGATCTTCATGGTGAGCGATATGACGATGCGCGAGATCGTCTCGGTCGGCGGCAAGATGTTGCTGAAGGAAGAAATGGCCACGACGTTTAACAAAATGTTGACCACGGGGAAGATCACGAAGGTCTTTTTTACGGAATTTACGATCCAATAG
- a CDS encoding FliM/FliN family flagellar motor switch protein, with product MTEPILNPEEIQDLLKEPTPVGEIGRLWNGETISYDLLQSGAKNEEQLEKLVAVQTPAAAAMAKGMKEWSGLPLTVTFSAHQLVPMSDVIAEVSLDRTLFAVWSDTAQGLSGAVLLDRALFFRLFTAMLGGAGSGERTGALTALERAFLDRFLAHIFGPLTEVWQRVRTIDFAVQEILIQQAQLGALGWHFDGIKAVLTAQVDGEPQPAGTITLLLPRELLTAMSDMGAVSEEAAQEKAQLDRQWQGAVHGAIGGTPVPIAVELGTTRASMERVLKLAVGDELPLQLSEAGHPVLVNGHVVFQATIGTVNGQRAIKIV from the coding sequence ATGACGGAACCGATCCTTAATCCGGAGGAGATCCAGGACTTGCTGAAAGAGCCGACGCCGGTCGGCGAGATCGGCCGGCTCTGGAACGGCGAGACGATTTCCTACGATCTGCTGCAGAGCGGGGCCAAGAATGAAGAACAATTGGAGAAGCTGGTCGCCGTGCAGACGCCGGCGGCGGCGGCGATGGCCAAGGGGATGAAGGAATGGAGCGGATTGCCGCTGACGGTCACGTTCAGTGCCCATCAACTTGTGCCGATGTCGGATGTGATTGCGGAAGTTTCCCTGGACCGCACACTGTTCGCGGTGTGGAGCGATACCGCGCAAGGTCTCAGCGGTGCAGTGCTGTTGGATCGGGCGCTTTTTTTTCGCCTCTTTACCGCGATGCTGGGCGGGGCGGGGAGCGGTGAACGCACCGGCGCGCTCACCGCGTTGGAGCGGGCGTTTCTCGATCGGTTCCTCGCCCATATTTTTGGACCGTTGACCGAAGTGTGGCAACGGGTGCGGACCATCGACTTCGCGGTGCAAGAGATCTTGATACAGCAGGCGCAACTTGGGGCGCTCGGCTGGCATTTCGACGGCATCAAAGCGGTGCTGACCGCGCAAGTGGACGGCGAGCCGCAGCCGGCGGGGACGATCACGCTGCTGTTGCCGCGGGAATTATTGACCGCGATGAGCGACATGGGCGCGGTGTCGGAAGAAGCCGCGCAGGAAAAGGCGCAGCTGGATCGGCAATGGCAAGGCGCAGTGCATGGTGCGATCGGCGGCACGCCGGTCCCGATTGCAGTGGAACTCGGCACCACGCGTGCGTCGATGGAGCGGGTGCTGAAGCTGGCCGTCGGCGATGAGCTCCCGTTGCAATTGTCGGAAGCGGGGCATCCGGTGTTGGTGAACGGACATGTCGTGTTTCAGGCCACGATCGGCACTGTCAACGGACAACGCGCGATCAAGATTGTTTGA
- a CDS encoding FliM/FliN family flagellar motor switch protein, with protein MAEEGATGTATAEAGIDGVTGDVSFLYDVPVTMQVMLGEATLTIGDIMKCGKGSVIPLKQKVGDPFVVLLQNRVIAEGEVVAAGEHLGIKITNVHRSQPAAKE; from the coding sequence ATGGCGGAAGAAGGCGCAACGGGAACGGCGACAGCTGAGGCGGGAATCGATGGAGTGACCGGCGATGTCTCTTTTCTGTACGACGTGCCGGTCACGATGCAAGTCATGCTCGGCGAGGCCACGTTGACGATCGGCGATATCATGAAGTGCGGCAAAGGGTCGGTGATCCCGCTGAAGCAAAAGGTGGGCGACCCTTTTGTGGTCTTGTTACAAAATCGTGTAATCGCCGAAGGTGAAGTCGTGGCGGCCGGCGAACATCTTGGGATCAAGATTACCAACGTGCATCGCAGCCAACCGGCTGCAAAGGAGTAA
- a CDS encoding flagellar biosynthetic protein FliO — protein MQKTIHWIMRSVGIVLLSCSAGAWAGTADILIDPFANTAAEATTMLPTDAAVSTASPTVRSPVRETISVATPSTDAPAAREAAGVTSAVPAAAATGPWDLPWLRAFVAFLFVASLIVVVGTIARRLLHNGSGFLGKRALPVRVVQTLPLGSKRTMYVVDFEGTQLLIGAAGSQLQLLHAKPTTIAETIIPPRARPTAAATNGRAHAAMTGTMSATAVAPEARNAVMELSRPLTTSTDTPMPSTNGDAIVSETPVERADAAIHVSGLSAQIRSVVQSLRPIGVRTASSSNGSTI, from the coding sequence ATGCAGAAGACCATCCATTGGATCATGCGCAGTGTTGGCATCGTGCTGCTGTCGTGCAGCGCGGGCGCGTGGGCCGGGACCGCGGATATTCTGATCGATCCGTTCGCCAACACCGCGGCTGAAGCAACCACGATGTTGCCGACCGATGCGGCGGTATCGACGGCGTCGCCCACCGTCCGTTCGCCAGTGCGGGAAACGATTTCCGTCGCGACGCCGAGCACGGATGCGCCGGCCGCGCGCGAGGCCGCCGGCGTGACGTCCGCTGTACCGGCGGCCGCCGCGACCGGCCCGTGGGATCTGCCGTGGTTGCGCGCGTTCGTCGCGTTCCTGTTCGTCGCGTCGCTGATTGTCGTAGTCGGCACGATCGCGCGCCGTTTATTGCACAACGGTTCCGGCTTCCTGGGGAAGCGGGCGTTGCCCGTACGTGTGGTGCAGACGCTCCCGCTCGGCAGTAAGCGCACGATGTATGTCGTCGACTTCGAAGGCACGCAGTTGTTGATCGGCGCTGCCGGATCGCAGCTCCAATTGTTGCATGCGAAGCCGACGACCATCGCAGAGACGATCATTCCGCCGCGTGCGCGGCCGACCGCCGCCGCGACCAATGGACGCGCGCATGCGGCGATGACGGGGACGATGAGCGCCACTGCTGTCGCGCCGGAAGCGCGCAACGCCGTGATGGAGCTCTCGCGTCCGCTCACGACGTCGACGGACACGCCGATGCCGTCGACCAACGGCGACGCCATCGTCTCCGAGACGCCAGTCGAGCGTGCCGACGCGGCGATCCACGTTTCCGGTCTCAGCGCGCAGATTCGCTCCGTAGTGCAATCGTTGCGACCGATCGGCGTACGGACCGCCAGTTCGAGTAACGGCTCGACGATATAA
- the fliP gene encoding flagellar type III secretion system pore protein FliP (The bacterial flagellar biogenesis protein FliP forms a type III secretion system (T3SS)-type pore required for flagellar assembly.) yields the protein MNELALSSLNLTIGGGTGTTEVAAAMKIFLFLTILSLAPAILLTMTSFTRIVVVLSFLRQAMGVAQSPPNQVLVGLALFLSVFLMAPVLKQVHEEAVSPFMAGQMDYKAALDKASTPLKRFMFAQTRQKDIELLLELSKGERPKDLSELSMSVMMPAFVLSELKTAFEIGFLIYLPFVMIDMVVAMVLLTMGMMVLPPIIVSLPFKIMLFVLVDGWNLVVGSLLRSFK from the coding sequence ATGAACGAATTGGCCCTTTCCAGTTTGAATCTGACGATCGGCGGCGGCACCGGAACCACCGAGGTCGCCGCAGCGATGAAGATCTTTTTGTTTCTCACGATCCTCTCGTTGGCCCCGGCCATTCTCCTCACCATGACGTCGTTCACGCGCATCGTCGTGGTGTTGTCGTTCTTGCGCCAGGCGATGGGCGTTGCGCAATCGCCGCCGAATCAAGTCTTGGTGGGACTCGCGCTGTTCCTGTCGGTCTTCCTGATGGCGCCGGTGTTGAAACAAGTCCACGAGGAGGCGGTCAGTCCGTTTATGGCCGGACAGATGGACTACAAGGCCGCGCTTGACAAGGCGAGTACGCCGCTCAAACGCTTCATGTTTGCGCAGACGCGGCAGAAAGACATCGAATTGTTGCTCGAATTGAGCAAAGGCGAGCGTCCAAAAGATCTGTCGGAACTCTCGATGAGCGTCATGATGCCGGCCTTCGTGTTGAGCGAACTCAAGACGGCGTTCGAGATCGGATTTCTCATTTATCTCCCGTTCGTGATGATCGACATGGTGGTCGCGATGGTGTTGCTGACGATGGGGATGATGGTCTTGCCGCCGATCATCGTCTCGCTGCCGTTCAAGATCATGCTCTTTGTGTTGGTGGATGGCTGGAATTTGGTCGTGGGGTCGTTATTGCGGAGTTTTAAATGA
- a CDS encoding flagellar biosynthetic protein FliQ — protein MTTQFVVDLARETIFTALWVVGPLMAVGFVVGMIVSVVQAVMQLQEVTLGFVPKIVALGAALIAFAHWMLDQLMRYTQLLLGGFDRLL, from the coding sequence ATGACTACGCAATTCGTCGTCGATCTGGCGCGCGAAACCATTTTCACGGCACTGTGGGTCGTGGGCCCGTTGATGGCGGTCGGCTTCGTGGTCGGGATGATCGTCAGCGTGGTCCAAGCCGTGATGCAGTTGCAGGAAGTGACGCTCGGCTTTGTGCCGAAGATCGTCGCGCTGGGGGCCGCGCTAATCGCCTTCGCGCACTGGATGCTGGACCAACTGATGCGGTACACGCAATTGTTATTAGGCGGGTTTGATCGGTTATTGTGA
- a CDS encoding flagellar biosynthetic protein FliR has translation MLGLESLLQIALAACRIGGLVIAMPVFGAGPIPPQTKFLFTIAIAAMLHGLMPPVPQALWADEGAMVLVIARELGIGLLVGYSARLLFLVVSMSMEFAGLQMGFAVANLFDPQNNTQVSVLGQLAVVLTVLFFFATNLHHDLFRTVVRSFQVLPPALPSWDGGKLGEQLTQFLSIAFGLALRVALPVLVTMLLINLLMGVISRTAPQMNLFFNVSFIVTIVTGLLLVALTFPRLLLMVRGFNERMLAHGYGLW, from the coding sequence ATGCTGGGACTTGAATCATTATTGCAAATTGCGTTGGCCGCGTGCCGGATCGGCGGCTTGGTGATCGCGATGCCGGTCTTCGGTGCGGGCCCGATCCCGCCGCAGACGAAATTCCTGTTCACGATTGCGATCGCGGCGATGTTGCATGGGCTGATGCCGCCGGTCCCGCAGGCGCTGTGGGCCGATGAAGGCGCGATGGTCCTCGTGATCGCCCGCGAACTGGGGATCGGACTGTTAGTCGGCTACTCGGCGCGGCTGCTGTTTTTAGTGGTCAGTATGTCGATGGAATTCGCCGGCCTCCAAATGGGGTTCGCTGTGGCCAATCTTTTCGATCCGCAGAACAACACCCAAGTCTCGGTGCTCGGCCAACTCGCCGTGGTGCTCACCGTCCTCTTCTTCTTCGCGACGAATTTGCATCATGACTTGTTTCGTACCGTGGTCCGGAGTTTTCAAGTGTTGCCGCCGGCCCTCCCCAGCTGGGACGGCGGCAAGCTGGGGGAGCAGCTCACGCAGTTTCTTAGCATCGCCTTCGGGTTGGCGTTGCGCGTGGCATTGCCGGTACTCGTCACCATGCTGCTGATCAATTTGCTGATGGGCGTTATTTCCCGCACCGCGCCGCAAATGAATCTCTTTTTCAACGTTTCGTTCATCGTGACCATCGTGACCGGCCTGTTGCTCGTCGCATTGACCTTCCCACGCCTGTTGCTGATGGTGCGCGGTTTCAACGAACGCATGCTCGCGCATGGATATGGTTTATGGTGA
- a CDS encoding EscU/YscU/HrcU family type III secretion system export apparatus switch protein: protein MANETQDGQEKTEQPSDRRRDEYRAEGQIARSVEVTAFFGILAAFGACAMWGRMIGQTCLDALRGALFFDHGVSLALAEPWWRQFAIPMIKAVLSIGATVFLVVLAGSWMQTGIVFAWKSLRTKWEMVNPFSGLKRMFSSRTAVQLLKNLLKVGVITWLVYGELSQRTEEIAAITMIPMTSALLWSVALVARLLFRIIIFLAIVAVLDFGYQWWTMRKQMMMSRQELKEEVKQQQVSEQVRGKLRSVASQRVKHMIKQEVPAADVVITNPTHFAVAVKYERGSDRAPRVVAKGKDLVAAYIREVAAEAHVPLYEFPELARTLYARVKVGQSIPGDLYEAVARVLAYIYQIYRRRFAKWMV, encoded by the coding sequence ATGGCGAATGAAACGCAGGACGGACAGGAGAAAACGGAGCAGCCGTCCGATCGACGGCGCGATGAATATCGCGCCGAAGGTCAGATCGCGCGCAGCGTCGAGGTGACGGCGTTCTTCGGCATCCTCGCCGCGTTCGGTGCGTGCGCGATGTGGGGACGCATGATCGGGCAGACCTGTCTCGATGCGTTGCGTGGCGCGCTCTTTTTCGATCATGGCGTGAGTTTGGCGTTGGCGGAACCGTGGTGGCGACAATTCGCGATCCCGATGATCAAAGCCGTGCTGTCGATCGGCGCGACCGTGTTTCTCGTCGTGTTGGCCGGTTCCTGGATGCAAACCGGCATCGTCTTCGCGTGGAAGAGTCTGCGCACCAAATGGGAGATGGTGAATCCATTCAGCGGGCTCAAGCGGATGTTCTCCAGTCGCACGGCGGTCCAATTACTGAAAAATCTCCTGAAAGTCGGCGTCATCACGTGGCTGGTCTATGGCGAGCTCTCGCAGCGTACCGAAGAGATTGCCGCGATCACGATGATTCCGATGACCAGCGCGTTGCTCTGGAGCGTCGCGCTGGTTGCGCGGTTGCTGTTTCGCATCATCATTTTTCTAGCAATCGTCGCGGTCTTGGACTTCGGCTATCAATGGTGGACGATGCGCAAGCAAATGATGATGAGTCGTCAGGAATTGAAGGAAGAAGTGAAGCAGCAACAAGTCTCGGAGCAAGTCCGCGGGAAACTTCGCAGCGTCGCCTCGCAGCGGGTCAAGCATATGATTAAGCAAGAGGTGCCGGCGGCGGATGTCGTGATCACCAATCCGACCCATTTCGCCGTGGCGGTGAAATACGAACGCGGGTCGGACCGCGCGCCACGCGTCGTGGCGAAGGGGAAAGATTTAGTCGCGGCCTATATCCGCGAAGTGGCGGCGGAGGCGCATGTGCCGCTGTATGAATTTCCGGAGTTGGCGCGCACGCTCTACGCGCGCGTGAAGGTGGGCCAAAGTATTCCGGGCGACCTCTATGAAGCGGTAGCGCGGGTCCTCGCGTACATTTATCAGATCTATCGTCGACGTTTCGCCAAGTGGATGGTGTAA
- the flhA gene encoding flagellar biosynthesis protein FlhA, with product MAMPSTMRNILKEGSDLILVGCVVGVVLLMVIPLPPFLLDLALVGSIALSILLLLVAFYANRPLDFSVFPVMLLFATLLRLTLNIASTRLILLHGAEGEAAAGNVIRAFGFFAVSGNYVVGVIVFLILILINFVVITKGAGRIAEVAARFTLDAMPGKQLAVDADLAAGLINEADARSRREMLQREADFYGAMDGASKFVRGDAIAGIVIMLVNIFGGLVIGVAQQGLSFAEAARIYTMLTVGDGLVAQLPALIVSTAAGLIVTKVSKQQRLSDEITSQAFGNWRPLAMGAAILGVLGMVPGLPLFPFFVLASMMGWQSYRMWMQQKATAAAATADGETPKEAAASQELTVPPLDLLEVEVGYDLIPLVDQRAGGEFPARIVGVRRQFANEMGLVLPPVHIRDNLRLKPNEYRFFLKGAVVGRGDIMPHHALALDPGMTTRKLEGIQTTDPAFGLDALWIPEAQKESAIVAGYTVVDLPSVMATHLVEIVRKNLSELFGRQELSNLLEQAKATHPKVVSDLNPEVIPVTTVLRVFQNLLRERVSIRDRITVLETIVAHHAHTKDPEELTEYVRVNLGRAIAQQHKAADDTLYAITLDRTLEERLAKSVTHTQSGPQIAVDPNMARTVIEHVGREVKRHVANSQAPVVLTSQQLRPHLYRLLERFIPNLAVLAHGEVAGHVSVRPLGMVAV from the coding sequence ATGGCTATGCCGAGCACGATGCGCAACATCCTGAAGGAAGGAAGCGACTTAATCCTGGTCGGCTGCGTCGTCGGCGTCGTTCTGCTGATGGTCATTCCGCTGCCGCCGTTCTTGCTCGATCTCGCGCTGGTCGGTTCGATCGCGCTCTCAATTCTATTGCTGCTGGTCGCGTTCTACGCGAATCGCCCGCTCGACTTTTCTGTCTTCCCGGTCATGTTGTTGTTCGCCACGTTGTTGCGGCTCACGTTGAACATCGCCAGCACGCGGCTGATCTTGCTGCACGGTGCGGAAGGGGAGGCCGCGGCAGGCAATGTCATCCGCGCCTTCGGGTTCTTCGCCGTCAGCGGTAATTATGTGGTTGGCGTGATCGTCTTCTTGATCCTCATCTTGATCAACTTCGTCGTGATCACGAAGGGCGCTGGCCGCATTGCGGAAGTCGCGGCGCGGTTCACGTTGGACGCGATGCCCGGCAAGCAGTTGGCGGTCGATGCTGATTTGGCTGCGGGCCTGATCAACGAAGCCGACGCGCGTTCGCGCCGCGAAATGTTGCAACGAGAAGCGGATTTTTACGGTGCGATGGACGGCGCCTCTAAGTTCGTGCGTGGCGACGCGATCGCGGGCATCGTGATCATGTTAGTGAATATCTTCGGCGGACTCGTGATTGGCGTCGCGCAGCAAGGCCTCTCGTTCGCCGAGGCCGCGCGCATCTATACCATGCTCACGGTCGGCGATGGCTTGGTCGCGCAATTGCCCGCGCTGATTGTGTCCACGGCCGCCGGATTGATTGTCACCAAGGTCTCGAAGCAGCAACGCCTCTCCGACGAGATTACGTCGCAAGCGTTCGGTAATTGGCGGCCGTTGGCGATGGGCGCGGCGATTCTCGGCGTGTTAGGGATGGTCCCCGGACTGCCGTTGTTTCCATTTTTCGTGTTGGCGTCGATGATGGGGTGGCAGAGTTATCGGATGTGGATGCAACAGAAGGCGACGGCGGCGGCCGCCACGGCGGATGGCGAGACACCGAAGGAAGCGGCAGCGAGCCAAGAACTCACGGTGCCGCCGCTCGACTTATTGGAAGTGGAAGTTGGCTATGACTTGATCCCGCTGGTCGATCAACGGGCCGGCGGCGAATTCCCGGCGCGCATTGTCGGCGTGCGGCGCCAATTCGCGAACGAAATGGGGTTGGTCTTGCCGCCGGTCCACATCCGCGACAACTTGCGTCTGAAGCCGAACGAATATCGCTTCTTCTTGAAGGGCGCAGTCGTTGGGCGCGGCGACATCATGCCGCATCACGCGCTCGCGCTCGATCCCGGCATGACGACGCGGAAGTTGGAGGGGATCCAGACCACCGATCCCGCGTTTGGGCTGGACGCCCTCTGGATTCCAGAGGCGCAGAAAGAGAGCGCCATCGTCGCCGGCTATACCGTCGTCGATTTGCCCAGCGTGATGGCGACGCATCTGGTCGAGATTGTGCGCAAGAATCTGTCGGAACTGTTCGGGCGGCAAGAACTGTCGAATTTATTGGAGCAGGCGAAGGCGACGCATCCGAAGGTGGTGTCGGATCTGAATCCGGAGGTCATTCCGGTCACGACCGTGCTGCGCGTCTTCCAGAACTTGTTGCGCGAACGCGTGTCCATTCGCGACCGGATCACGGTGCTGGAGACGATCGTCGCCCACCATGCGCACACCAAGGACCCGGAGGAATTGACCGAATATGTGCGCGTGAATCTTGGTCGCGCGATCGCGCAGCAGCACAAGGCCGCGGACGACACGTTGTACGCGATTACACTCGATCGGACATTGGAAGAACGGTTGGCGAAGTCGGTCACGCATACGCAAAGTGGACCGCAGATTGCGGTCGATCCGAACATGGCGCGGACCGTGATCGAGCATGTGGGGCGCGAGGTGAAACGTCATGTCGCGAATTCGCAAGCCCCGGTGGTGCTGACGTCGCAGCAGTTGCGGCCGCATTTGTATCGGCTGTTGGAGCGATTCATCCCGAATCTTGCCGTGCTCGCCCACGGCGAAGTCGCCGGCCACGTCTCAGTCCGGCCACTCGGGATGGTCGCGGTGTAA
- the flhF gene encoding flagellar biosynthesis protein FlhF: MRLKTYTVDTLSEAVDMIKRELGPEAVILNTRKVEGTGRWWLRERPRLEVTAAVDVNPAALQAGAPPTRTVEPGRLLQRLTEDQIKPVHDELKTIREFLVKMSEQKPSYAEHRQEPAVTQSADAAIVHAPPAEETEEVSETESSSTPAATRPTRHASHERMVTNHAIVELSRTLLWHQVDPQLVEQLADELVDRNIPAAIDVLKEHAAVWLQERIPERLPITAGGGERIITVIGPTGSGKTTTLVKLASQHVLERKRSVAFITLDHFRIGAEEQLRKYADILQVPCELATDTLHLRRLIERFKDTDLILIDTTGRSPQDLEGLKRIQQSLEAIGPAWRALCLPAALHGADLGHMMAQFALVGYNRLIMTKLDEAASFGALFNATVRSRVPLAYFTTGQRVPEDIEVASCERILDCLLNFSGQFPVPLTSDGDAERTMQPTMI; the protein is encoded by the coding sequence ATGCGTCTGAAAACCTATACCGTCGACACGCTGTCCGAGGCGGTGGACATGATCAAGCGCGAGCTGGGTCCGGAGGCCGTGATCCTCAATACGCGCAAGGTGGAGGGGACCGGCCGGTGGTGGTTGCGGGAACGACCGCGGCTGGAAGTCACGGCCGCTGTCGATGTGAATCCCGCCGCGCTGCAAGCCGGCGCACCGCCGACGCGAACCGTCGAGCCGGGGCGCTTGTTGCAACGGCTGACCGAAGATCAAATCAAACCGGTTCATGACGAGCTGAAGACGATTCGCGAATTCCTCGTCAAGATGTCGGAACAAAAACCGTCCTATGCAGAACATCGGCAAGAGCCGGCCGTGACCCAATCCGCAGATGCCGCGATCGTGCATGCGCCGCCGGCGGAAGAGACCGAGGAGGTCTCGGAGACCGAGTCGTCCTCCACGCCCGCCGCCACGCGGCCAACGCGGCACGCCTCGCATGAACGCATGGTGACGAATCACGCGATCGTCGAACTCTCGCGCACGCTGCTGTGGCACCAAGTCGATCCGCAATTGGTTGAACAATTGGCCGATGAATTGGTCGACCGCAATATTCCCGCAGCCATCGACGTGCTGAAAGAACATGCGGCGGTCTGGTTGCAAGAACGGATTCCGGAGCGATTGCCGATTACGGCGGGTGGCGGCGAGCGGATCATTACGGTCATCGGGCCGACCGGATCGGGCAAGACGACGACGTTGGTCAAGCTGGCGAGTCAGCACGTGCTGGAACGGAAGCGTTCCGTTGCATTCATTACATTGGATCATTTTCGGATCGGCGCCGAAGAACAATTGCGTAAATACGCCGATATTTTGCAGGTGCCCTGCGAATTGGCGACCGATACGCTGCATTTGCGTCGCTTGATCGAACGTTTCAAGGACACTGATCTGATCCTGATCGACACCACGGGCCGTTCGCCGCAGGATCTGGAAGGATTGAAACGGATTCAGCAAAGCCTGGAAGCGATCGGACCCGCGTGGCGCGCGCTGTGCCTGCCTGCCGCGCTGCATGGCGCGGACTTAGGCCACATGATGGCCCAGTTCGCGCTCGTTGGGTACAATCGGCTGATCATGACGAAGCTTGACGAAGCGGCCAGTTTTGGGGCCTTGTTCAACGCGACTGTACGGAGCCGCGTCCCGTTGGCCTATTTCACCACCGGACAGCGCGTGCCGGAAGATATCGAAGTCGCGAGTTGCGAGCGCATCCTCGATTGCTTGCTCAACTTCTCCGGCCAATTCCCGGTGCCGCTGACGTCGGATGGTGACGCGGAGCGGACGATGCAACCCACAATGATCTAG
- a CDS encoding MinD/ParA family protein, whose product MTDTTDQAAGLRDRVEPTGTAPRRQVPVLAIASGKGGVGKSNIAVNLSCQLAKLGKRVLLFDADFGLGNTDILLGIPARYTLAEVVLEGRRLEEIALHLESGVTLIPAGSGEFSLANAETMLLEGIFFELERFIARYDIVIVDTGAGIGQRVRDTLLFSDQIAIITTPDPASLTDSYATVKMVAQRDPAKPFAVIVNMADRPSQAEATFAQLARVAKKYLNLTLESWGGIPNDERVAAAIRRQKAVTECFPNTPASVAIGKIAAKIVNKPFVQGGGGSGVRGFLRQFFRQREEGRVAVTV is encoded by the coding sequence ATGACAGACACGACAGACCAGGCAGCCGGATTGCGCGATCGGGTGGAACCGACGGGGACGGCGCCGCGGCGTCAAGTCCCGGTTTTGGCCATCGCCAGCGGCAAGGGCGGCGTCGGCAAGAGTAATATCGCCGTCAACCTTTCCTGCCAATTGGCCAAATTAGGGAAACGCGTACTGCTGTTCGACGCCGATTTCGGGTTGGGGAACACCGACATCCTGCTCGGGATCCCGGCGCGCTACACCTTGGCGGAAGTCGTGTTGGAAGGGCGCCGTTTGGAGGAAATCGCGCTCCATTTAGAAAGCGGCGTCACATTGATTCCGGCCGGCTCCGGCGAATTTTCGCTCGCGAATGCGGAAACGATGCTGCTCGAAGGGATCTTTTTCGAATTGGAACGCTTCATTGCGCGTTACGATATCGTGATCGTCGACACCGGCGCCGGAATCGGTCAACGCGTGCGCGATACGCTGCTCTTCAGCGACCAAATCGCGATCATCACGACGCCAGATCCGGCCTCGCTCACCGACAGTTACGCCACGGTGAAAATGGTCGCGCAGCGCGATCCGGCCAAACCGTTCGCCGTGATCGTGAATATGGCCGATCGCCCGTCGCAAGCGGAAGCCACATTTGCGCAACTGGCGCGCGTGGCGAAAAAATATTTGAATCTCACGTTGGAATCGTGGGGCGGTATTCCCAACGACGAACGCGTAGCCGCAGCGATCCGGCGTCAGAAGGCGGTGACGGAATGTTTCCCGAACACCCCGGCGAGTGTGGCGATCGGCAAGATCGCAGCGAAGATCGTGAATAAACCGTTCGTACAAGGCGGAGGCGGCAGCGGCGTACGGGGATTCCTGCGCCAATTCTTTCGCCAACGAGAAGAGGGACGCGTTGCGGTCACGGTGTGA